From the Deltaproteobacteria bacterium genome, one window contains:
- a CDS encoding glycoside hydrolase family 1 protein, producing the protein MTMRKMTIFAVILQLSVMAGGLGCKHGRDRGDGSSALLGAQGVVQFGSQSQFFFGLATAPAHVEDQLDDSWLAFARSGRVAAWQNQAQPDRRLDFWSNPAMEIDLAAATGVEVFRLGVDWGRLVPRHGDKIDAASLERYHDIVAMIRAKKMRVMLTLFHHSLPPWAIEMGGWGKPEVRDAFVAFGKAMVDEFGPSVDYWVTFNEPSVFALLSNVAGIWPGGKPNPMAILPLPGALKGAYFKAIDNMTASHRELYDHIHSVGAKAARRPIVGIAQHIGHHVAAGKLDIASATFARQTVNYGFLDAVISHVDFIGLNYYGAEIVKGSGTVVDPRFEYSESGRVIDPQGMYLTLSKIHQRYNVDFVNRPAGKVLPLIITENGISDASDILRPAYLTEHLRAIKAVMDDGVPVLGYIFWTISDNWEWADGYCPKFGLVAVDRAANLKRTKRPSFDLFTSIVKRGGFSSGDADAAWQLVKDHVGKPRPFCRSTDGITSMNEPYDRLVVDRDWRFSKDKPLSQEDGGPYEPWDPDIDATLKPVKSTFKQVGTGFKSLLSSIRNFSWLGIKAEDSEGVTFELPLDTNVVCETPLGSSTLIVSFPHAFKVQDMREVNGAWISLTQGIDVYLRRDKLERVAVERVYLGESTFNIEGTVGSEAIKKTVNLAAPQPWSRCSSRED; encoded by the coding sequence ATGACTATGAGAAAAATGACAATCTTCGCCGTGATCCTACAACTGTCCGTCATGGCGGGGGGGCTTGGCTGTAAACATGGGCGCGACAGAGGCGACGGCAGCTCCGCACTGCTAGGTGCCCAAGGAGTTGTCCAATTTGGCAGTCAATCTCAGTTTTTCTTTGGTCTGGCCACGGCACCAGCCCACGTCGAGGATCAGCTAGACGACAGCTGGCTAGCCTTTGCGCGCAGTGGACGCGTCGCGGCCTGGCAAAATCAGGCACAGCCAGACCGGCGCCTCGATTTTTGGTCCAATCCGGCTATGGAAATTGACCTGGCAGCTGCCACAGGAGTGGAGGTTTTTCGCCTCGGTGTGGACTGGGGGCGGCTCGTTCCCCGCCATGGTGACAAGATCGATGCAGCATCACTCGAGCGTTATCATGACATCGTTGCCATGATTCGAGCCAAAAAGATGCGGGTGATGCTCACCCTTTTTCATCATAGCCTGCCGCCTTGGGCCATCGAAATGGGAGGTTGGGGCAAGCCCGAGGTGCGTGACGCTTTTGTCGCATTCGGCAAGGCTATGGTCGATGAGTTCGGTCCCAGTGTCGACTACTGGGTGACCTTTAACGAACCGTCTGTATTCGCCTTATTGTCTAATGTTGCGGGTATTTGGCCTGGTGGTAAACCAAACCCTATGGCGATTCTACCGCTCCCAGGGGCTCTCAAGGGCGCTTATTTTAAAGCGATCGACAATATGACGGCGAGTCACCGAGAGTTGTATGACCACATCCATAGCGTTGGTGCCAAGGCCGCGCGTCGTCCGATCGTTGGTATTGCCCAGCACATTGGGCATCATGTGGCGGCTGGCAAACTCGATATTGCTTCGGCCACCTTTGCTCGCCAAACCGTCAATTACGGTTTCCTGGATGCTGTCATCTCTCATGTGGACTTTATCGGCCTCAATTACTACGGCGCCGAGATTGTTAAGGGTAGTGGAACCGTGGTGGATCCCAGATTTGAATATAGCGAGTCTGGACGCGTTATAGATCCGCAAGGCATGTATTTGACACTGAGTAAGATCCATCAGCGCTACAATGTCGATTTCGTCAATCGCCCTGCAGGTAAAGTATTGCCACTGATCATTACGGAAAATGGCATCTCCGATGCATCGGACATCCTGCGACCAGCGTACCTCACGGAACATCTGCGCGCCATTAAGGCCGTGATGGACGACGGTGTGCCTGTGCTCGGGTATATATTTTGGACTATTTCGGATAACTGGGAGTGGGCGGACGGCTACTGTCCTAAGTTTGGTTTAGTAGCTGTGGATCGAGCGGCTAATTTAAAGCGCACCAAGAGGCCGTCGTTTGATCTATTTACCTCTATCGTAAAGCGTGGTGGATTTAGTAGTGGCGACGCTGACGCAGCTTGGCAGCTCGTCAAAGATCATGTAGGAAAGCCGCGACCCTTCTGCCGTAGTACTGATGGCATTACCTCTATGAATGAGCCGTACGACCGCTTGGTCGTTGATCGGGACTGGCGCTTTTCTAAGGATAAACCTCTAAGTCAAGAAGACGGCGGTCCGTATGAGCCTTGGGATCCCGATATCGATGCGACACTAAAGCCCGTAAAGAGCACCTTTAAACAGGTAGGTACAGGATTTAAATCGCTGCTGAGCTCTATCCGCAACTTTTCCTGGCTGGGAATCAAGGCCGAGGACTCTGAGGGTGTAACCTTTGAGCTGCCACTTGACACTAATGTCGTTTGCGAAACGCCGCTAGGCTCATCGACGTTGATCGTATCGTTTCCGCATGCGTTCAAGGTGCAAGACATGCGCGAGGTGAACGGCGCATGGATATCACTCACTCAGGGTATAGACGTCTACCTGCGCAGGGATAAGCTGGAAAGAGTTGCAGTTGAGCGTGTTTACCTTGGCGAGTCGACCTTTAATATTGAAGGGACAGTAGGTAGTGAGGCGATCAAAAAGACCGTGAACCTCGCGGCACCTCAACCATGGTCGAGGTGCTCGAGTCGTGAGGACTAA
- a CDS encoding M3 family metallopeptidase, giving the protein MSTNPLLQPSSLRHGAVPFGDIKVDHYLPALDNAIIEAKKCLDAIKADTATPNFANTFVALEAATAKVFDIAYVYSNLRSAHGDAAMQALAPQVMPRLIKLESDINLDSALFQRVETAFRHLPSTLTTEQKTLAEKTYRSFRRNGAMLSPADKDKLRALDEELSILGPKFSEHVLKATNAYTLVITDRTELAGLPDSALEAAAAAAVEKGQVGAWLFTLHAPSVLPLLKYAANRELRRTIWYAFNARAYGGDHDNQAVLKRIATLRRERAKLLGYKSHAHFQTEERMAESPENVRTFLARLLGKTKPAADREMQELRAFMLSKGCQEELQPWDYAYWSAKLKEEKFQLNAEETRPYFQLERVLAGAFEHARRLFDLEFSAVTDLPVYAEDVQVYEVRRRDTGAYMGLFYTDFFPRSTKSGGAWCTRFKSQFKSGEINHRPHVSIVCNFTKPTPTKPSLLTFQEVTTLFHEFGHALHSLLSDCEYRSLACTNVYRDFVELPSQILENWARHKDGLALFATHYETGELLPPEMVQKIIDGENFHAAYLMMRQLRFGYLDMAWHADPPEGDVDVATFERAAVAPTDLLPNIQGTNISSAFEHIFAGGYAAGYYGYKWAEVLDADAFELFEERGVFDREIADLFRRHILERGGSDHPMTLYKAFRGRAPDPDALLRRSQLI; this is encoded by the coding sequence ATGTCCACCAACCCACTACTGCAGCCCTCTAGCTTAAGACACGGGGCTGTTCCGTTTGGCGATATCAAGGTCGACCATTATCTACCGGCCTTGGATAATGCCATCATCGAGGCTAAGAAATGCCTCGATGCGATCAAGGCGGATACTGCTACCCCCAATTTCGCTAACACTTTTGTCGCACTTGAAGCTGCAACGGCCAAGGTCTTTGACATTGCGTACGTGTACTCAAATTTGCGATCAGCTCATGGCGACGCGGCCATGCAGGCATTGGCTCCGCAAGTCATGCCTCGGTTGATCAAGTTGGAGAGCGACATCAATCTGGACAGCGCTTTGTTTCAACGCGTCGAGACAGCCTTTCGTCACTTGCCGTCGACTCTGACGACTGAGCAAAAAACTTTAGCCGAGAAGACTTATCGCAGCTTCCGTCGCAATGGAGCCATGCTCAGTCCTGCCGATAAAGATAAACTGCGTGCGCTTGACGAGGAGCTCTCAATCCTTGGCCCCAAATTCTCCGAGCATGTGCTTAAGGCGACCAATGCCTATACTTTAGTGATCACTGACCGTACTGAGCTCGCAGGCCTACCAGACTCAGCGCTGGAGGCCGCAGCGGCAGCAGCGGTTGAAAAGGGTCAGGTAGGAGCTTGGCTTTTCACGCTGCACGCGCCCAGTGTCTTGCCTTTACTTAAGTATGCTGCTAACCGCGAGCTACGCCGCACGATTTGGTATGCGTTTAATGCCCGAGCTTACGGCGGTGACCATGATAATCAAGCTGTGCTAAAACGCATTGCCACCCTACGTCGTGAGCGGGCTAAACTTCTGGGCTACAAATCGCACGCGCACTTTCAGACCGAGGAGCGGATGGCCGAGAGCCCAGAAAACGTCCGCACCTTCCTCGCTCGACTCCTTGGCAAGACCAAACCCGCCGCCGACCGTGAGATGCAGGAACTTCGCGCTTTCATGCTCTCTAAAGGCTGCCAAGAGGAATTGCAACCTTGGGATTACGCCTATTGGTCGGCTAAACTCAAGGAAGAGAAATTTCAACTCAACGCCGAAGAGACTCGTCCCTACTTTCAACTAGAGCGCGTACTTGCCGGCGCCTTTGAACACGCGCGCCGCCTGTTCGACCTCGAGTTTAGTGCAGTGACGGACCTACCGGTCTATGCCGAAGACGTCCAAGTATACGAGGTACGACGTCGCGACACCGGTGCGTACATGGGACTCTTTTACACCGATTTCTTTCCGCGCAGCACAAAGAGCGGTGGCGCCTGGTGCACGCGCTTTAAATCACAGTTTAAGTCCGGCGAGATCAATCACCGTCCGCACGTTAGTATCGTCTGCAATTTCACTAAACCAACGCCGACTAAACCATCACTACTGACGTTTCAGGAGGTGACCACACTTTTTCACGAGTTTGGTCATGCACTCCATTCGCTGCTGTCGGATTGCGAGTATCGCAGTTTAGCTTGCACCAACGTTTACAGAGATTTTGTCGAACTACCGTCGCAAATCCTCGAAAATTGGGCCCGGCATAAAGACGGTCTCGCTCTGTTCGCGACGCACTACGAGACCGGAGAGCTGCTACCGCCTGAGATGGTGCAAAAGATTATCGACGGCGAAAATTTCCACGCAGCCTATTTGATGATGCGGCAGCTACGATTTGGTTACCTTGACATGGCTTGGCACGCTGATCCACCGGAAGGCGATGTCGATGTCGCAACTTTTGAGCGCGCGGCAGTGGCACCCACGGATTTATTACCCAACATTCAAGGGACCAATATATCGTCGGCCTTTGAGCACATTTTTGCCGGTGGCTACGCTGCTGGTTACTACGGCTATAAGTGGGCTGAGGTTTTAGATGCTGACGCCTTTGAACTGTTCGAGGAGCGCGGCGTCTTTGATCGTGAGATAGCCGACCTTTTCCGTCGTCACATTCTTGAGCGCGGCGGCAGCGACCACCCTATGACACTGTACAAAGCGTTCCGCGGCAGAGCCCCGGATCCAGATGCTTTACTGCGACGATCACAACTAATTTGA